The proteins below come from a single Paroceanicella profunda genomic window:
- a CDS encoding MFS transporter has translation MGDVTGPAPRWIGVIVAVTLAQAVLSLMIRSLPLLGLPLTQAAGMAPEAVGQLAAATSLGSMIFFLWGVGAFPATPAMRLLMGGCVVAGAAMLAAMVASWPLLLLAALVIGLGYGPSAPAGSEILMTAVPKAHRSVVFSVKQAGVPLGGLAAGLLLPVMLMQAGLGAALATSATVAFAAALGLALFLRGVPQAPPRRAAAPQGLAGALAAPLRLFRVLLADPRLRTITVTGLGLGVAQGVLLSYYPVFLSAAAGFTLATAGLAFAVLQGVGIGGRIAMGWLADRIGSATRTLGWLALASAATMVLVGLIGADTPQGVVMAVSGLAGLAVVSWNGVFLSGLAAAAPDGRVAEVTSAGTFVIFAGYVISPLVISAVIRASGSYGLAFALSALPAALGGATLLARGREAE, from the coding sequence ATGGGTGATGTGACCGGGCCCGCCCCGCGCTGGATCGGGGTGATCGTGGCCGTCACCCTGGCGCAGGCGGTGCTGTCGCTGATGATCCGCTCGCTGCCGCTGCTGGGCCTGCCGCTCACCCAGGCGGCGGGCATGGCGCCGGAGGCGGTGGGGCAACTGGCCGCCGCCACCAGCCTGGGCAGCATGATCTTCTTCCTCTGGGGCGTGGGGGCCTTCCCCGCCACCCCGGCGATGCGCCTGCTGATGGGCGGCTGCGTGGTGGCGGGTGCCGCGATGCTGGCGGCCATGGTGGCGAGCTGGCCGCTGCTCCTGCTCGCCGCGCTGGTGATCGGGCTGGGCTACGGGCCCTCGGCGCCGGCGGGCAGCGAGATCCTGATGACGGCGGTGCCGAAGGCGCACCGCTCGGTGGTGTTCTCGGTGAAACAGGCCGGGGTGCCGCTGGGCGGGCTGGCGGCGGGGCTGCTGCTGCCCGTGATGCTGATGCAGGCCGGGCTGGGCGCGGCGCTGGCCACCTCCGCGACAGTTGCCTTTGCGGCTGCGCTGGGGTTGGCGCTGTTCCTGCGCGGCGTGCCGCAGGCCCCGCCGCGCCGGGCTGCCGCGCCGCAGGGGCTGGCGGGCGCCCTCGCCGCGCCGCTGCGCCTGTTCCGGGTGCTGCTGGCGGACCCGCGCCTGCGCACCATCACGGTGACCGGGCTGGGGCTGGGCGTGGCGCAGGGGGTGCTGCTGAGCTATTATCCGGTGTTCCTCTCCGCCGCCGCCGGCTTCACGCTGGCCACCGCCGGGCTGGCCTTCGCCGTGCTGCAGGGGGTGGGCATCGGCGGGCGCATCGCCATGGGCTGGCTGGCGGACCGCATCGGCTCGGCCACCCGCACGCTGGGCTGGCTGGCGCTGGCCTCCGCCGCGACCATGGTGCTGGTGGGCCTCATCGGCGCGGACACGCCGCAGGGCGTGGTGATGGCGGTGTCCGGGCTGGCGGGGCTGGCGGTGGTGTCGTGGAACGGGGTGTTCCTCTCCGGCCTCGCGGCCGCGGCGCCGGACGGGCGGGTGGCCGAGGTCACCTCGGCCGGCACCTTCGTGATCTTCGCCGGCTACGTGATCAGCCCGCTGGTGATCAGCGCGGTGATCCGGGCAAGCGGCAGCTACGGGCTTGCCTTCGCGCTCTCGGCCCTGCCCGCGGCCCTGGGCGGCGCGACGCTGCTGGCACGGGGCCGCGAGGCGGAGTGA
- a CDS encoding MarR family winged helix-turn-helix transcriptional regulator, which translates to MNSFDLDEFLPYQLAVLASRISAEYAEIYGKRFGLSLAEWRMLAHLATAEKVSTREVYKRVDLDKTQVSRAAARLELTGLIEKARSATDRRLVEMSLTEKGRTLMQEITPIARAFEAEVVARFAPGDGAEFRRLVTTALAVSSGDGTR; encoded by the coding sequence ATGAACAGCTTCGACCTCGACGAATTCCTGCCCTACCAGCTTGCGGTGCTCGCGAGCCGGATCAGCGCGGAATACGCTGAAATCTATGGGAAACGCTTCGGGTTGAGCCTGGCGGAATGGCGGATGCTGGCGCATCTGGCCACGGCGGAGAAGGTCTCCACCCGGGAGGTCTACAAGCGCGTGGATCTGGACAAGACCCAGGTGAGCCGGGCCGCCGCGCGGCTGGAGCTCACCGGGCTGATCGAGAAGGCCCGCAGTGCGACGGACCGGCGGCTGGTGGAAATGAGCCTCACCGAGAAGGGCCGCACGCTGATGCAGGAGATCACCCCGATCGCCCGGGCCTTCGAGGCGGAGGTGGTGGCGCGATTCGCGCCGGGCGACGGGGCGGAGTTCCGCCGGCTGGTGACGACGGCGCTCGCGGTCTCCTCCGGCGACGGCACCCGCTGA